The following proteins come from a genomic window of Ilumatobacter coccineus YM16-304:
- a CDS encoding glycosyltransferase: protein MTAEPIRRVAVISLHTSPLLQPGSGDSGGMNVYVRELMSSLSQTGVECVTFTRADREDLPAEVFVEPNHRVVHIEAGPHHLPKEALPEISDQFCHGVMEWFRANGAPDVIHGNYWLSGVVGHHLKHELGVPFVSTFHTLARVKAEGGDPEPVWRDRAEAEIIKCSDAICVSCVEEEEQFRRLYGDPNGHIEIIAPGVEQALFAPGAQAGARHALGEDPDVPVLLFVGRIQPLKGPDVAIRALWRLHQAGRSTARLLIVGGASGHEGDLETERAHSLVDELGLHEHVEFISPQPHHILSTYYRAADVVIVPSRSESFGLVALEAMACGIPVVASAVGGLQSLVDDGVTGRLIDGRNPLDFAAAIGEILNDDEVRISMGKAAVEKASTYTWAAAAARLAALYDDIASRPMVQCR, encoded by the coding sequence ATGACGGCTGAACCGATTCGTCGCGTCGCGGTCATCTCGCTGCACACGTCGCCACTGCTGCAACCCGGCTCGGGCGACAGCGGCGGGATGAACGTCTACGTGCGCGAACTGATGTCGTCGCTGTCGCAGACCGGTGTCGAGTGCGTCACGTTCACGCGCGCCGATCGTGAAGACCTGCCCGCCGAGGTGTTCGTCGAGCCCAACCATCGGGTCGTCCACATCGAAGCCGGCCCGCACCACCTGCCGAAGGAAGCGCTGCCCGAGATCTCCGACCAGTTCTGTCACGGCGTGATGGAGTGGTTCCGCGCCAACGGGGCACCCGACGTGATCCACGGCAACTACTGGCTGAGCGGCGTCGTCGGCCACCACCTCAAGCACGAGCTCGGGGTGCCGTTCGTGTCGACTTTCCACACGCTCGCTCGTGTCAAGGCCGAAGGCGGTGACCCCGAACCGGTGTGGAGGGATCGAGCCGAGGCGGAGATCATCAAGTGCTCCGACGCCATCTGCGTCAGTTGCGTCGAAGAGGAAGAGCAGTTCCGCCGTCTGTACGGCGACCCGAACGGGCACATCGAGATCATCGCGCCAGGCGTCGAACAGGCGCTGTTCGCTCCCGGTGCTCAGGCCGGGGCTCGCCACGCGCTCGGCGAGGACCCGGACGTGCCGGTGCTGCTGTTCGTCGGTCGCATCCAGCCGCTCAAGGGGCCCGATGTCGCGATCCGAGCGCTGTGGCGACTGCACCAGGCCGGTCGCAGCACCGCCCGTCTGTTGATCGTCGGTGGCGCGAGCGGCCACGAAGGCGATCTCGAGACCGAACGCGCGCACTCGCTCGTCGACGAACTCGGCTTGCACGAGCACGTCGAGTTCATCTCGCCGCAACCGCATCACATCCTGTCGACCTACTACCGGGCCGCTGATGTGGTCATCGTCCCCAGCCGTAGCGAGAGCTTCGGGCTCGTCGCGCTCGAAGCGATGGCGTGTGGCATTCCGGTCGTCGCGAGCGCGGTCGGCGGACTGCAGAGCCTGGTCGACGACGGTGTCACCGGTCGTCTCATCGACGGCCGCAACCCGCTCGACTTCGCGGCGGCGATCGGCGAGATCCTCAACGACGACGAAGTCCGCATCTCGATGGGCAAGGCCGCCGTCGAGAAGGCCAGCACCTACACGTGGGCGGCAGCGGCGGCCCGACTGGCGGCGCTCTACGACGACATCGCGTCGCGGCCGATGGTGCAGTGCCGATGA
- a CDS encoding RsiG family protein has protein sequence MSDDNTNTTESGAPDPKALSLDELRALRTELQQQDDVVSYARRVAQARVDLVKSEMARRDDTGTVSDEVTEVLSQHLTGGPGRPPRPAEDLSDNTLSAELDSICSKLGFGRIEDLTEDELATLAEGIEEFERRVSQDRRQRFDLLDALSAELVRRYRDGEADVDSLLNN, from the coding sequence ATGAGCGACGACAACACCAACACCACCGAATCAGGTGCTCCCGATCCCAAGGCGCTGTCGCTCGACGAGCTGCGCGCGCTGCGGACCGAACTCCAGCAGCAGGACGACGTCGTGTCGTACGCTCGCCGTGTCGCGCAGGCGCGCGTCGACCTGGTCAAGTCAGAGATGGCTCGCCGAGACGACACCGGCACCGTGAGCGACGAGGTCACCGAAGTCCTGTCGCAGCATCTCACCGGCGGCCCGGGCCGCCCGCCGCGCCCCGCCGAAGACCTCAGCGACAACACGCTCTCGGCCGAGCTCGACTCGATCTGTTCGAAGCTCGGTTTCGGCCGGATCGAAGACCTCACCGAAGACGAACTCGCCACACTGGCCGAGGGCATCGAGGAATTCGAACGCCGGGTGTCGCAGGACCGTCGTCAGCGTTTCGACCTGCTCGATGCACTGTCGGCCGAACTCGTTCGCCGCTACCGCGACGGCGAGGCCGACGTCGACTCGCTGCTCAACAACTGA
- a CDS encoding MoaD/ThiS family protein, with the protein MARVRLFASAREAAGTGTDVIDGATVHDVLRSAEERYGEHFTAVLSTCRIWVNGDDVTPETEIGPNDELAVLPPVSGGAT; encoded by the coding sequence GTGGCCAGAGTTCGTCTGTTTGCGTCGGCCCGCGAAGCGGCCGGAACCGGAACCGACGTCATCGACGGTGCCACGGTGCATGACGTCCTGCGTTCGGCGGAGGAACGCTACGGTGAGCACTTCACAGCGGTGCTTTCTACCTGTCGTATCTGGGTGAACGGCGACGATGTAACACCTGAGACCGAGATCGGACCGAACGACGAACTGGCGGTGCTCCCGCCCGTTTCCGGAGGAGCAACATGA
- a CDS encoding peptidylprolyl isomerase, with product MGTAKRERQKANKAQREQELLQQAKRARTTRIAVIVGGAIIAVFGLVFLAGQFLGDDDDNGNDDTTEVLDDAAATDDSVAPEPTTPPETAAPVTEPAQPVEVPAQSIVDTEVIPEGCPAAEGTDEQTQTFDEAPPMCLDPDIAYTAVVTTNVGVVEIALDQVKAPNTVNSFVFLARNNYFNDTTCHRIIQEFVVQCGDPTATGTGGPGYTTNDELPEAGEYQIGSLAMANSGPDTQGSQFFIITGDNGVALPPAYSLFGQISDEGLDIVAQMNARGSADGSGTPTAPVDLIDVHIDTAAA from the coding sequence GTGGGAACCGCTAAACGAGAACGTCAGAAGGCAAACAAGGCTCAGCGCGAGCAAGAGCTGTTGCAGCAGGCCAAGCGCGCCCGCACGACCCGCATCGCGGTGATCGTCGGCGGCGCCATCATCGCCGTGTTCGGCCTCGTGTTCCTGGCCGGGCAGTTCCTCGGCGACGACGACGACAACGGCAACGACGACACCACCGAGGTGCTCGACGACGCCGCAGCGACCGACGACAGCGTCGCACCCGAGCCGACCACTCCGCCCGAGACCGCCGCACCGGTCACCGAGCCGGCCCAGCCGGTCGAGGTCCCCGCGCAGTCGATCGTCGACACCGAGGTCATCCCCGAAGGCTGCCCCGCCGCCGAAGGCACCGACGAGCAGACCCAGACGTTCGACGAGGCGCCGCCGATGTGCCTCGACCCCGACATCGCCTACACGGCCGTCGTCACGACGAACGTCGGCGTCGTCGAGATCGCCCTCGACCAGGTGAAGGCCCCCAACACGGTCAACAGCTTCGTGTTCCTGGCTCGCAACAACTACTTCAACGACACCACGTGTCACCGCATCATCCAGGAGTTCGTCGTGCAGTGCGGCGACCCGACGGCGACCGGTACGGGCGGCCCCGGCTACACGACCAACGACGAACTGCCCGAAGCCGGCGAGTACCAGATCGGATCGCTCGCCATGGCGAACAGCGGCCCCGACACCCAGGGCAGCCAGTTCTTCATCATCACCGGCGACAACGGCGTGGCACTGCCCCCGGCGTACAGCCTCTTCGGGCAGATCTCCGACGAAGGTCTCGACATCGTTGCGCAGATGAACGCTCGCGGTTCGGCCGACGGAAGCGGTACACCGACCGCGCCGGTCGATCTGATCGACGTCCACATCGACACCGCCGCCGCCTGA
- a CDS encoding tyrosine-protein phosphatase, with protein sequence MTALSLSEIVDDSRRLVSFESVHNFRDLGGYELGDGRTIGWGRLFRADGLYRLTDDDLDIMDALGIRTVIDLRSSGEVDSHGRYPVEKHPVAFHHLPIIDATWMQDEVPEFTDDEQGGIDFLVWAYRDMLAKGADRFAHAIRLLAIPQAAPAVFHCAAGKDRTGIMAALILAGLGVDEEIVAADYGLTAAAMDRMRAWVLANHPEMADQMGETPSFMLAARPEAIRQIMLDLRTEHGSVRDFLSAIGVGTAQLDALADALTL encoded by the coding sequence GTGACCGCTCTGTCCCTCTCCGAGATCGTCGACGACTCGCGCCGACTCGTGTCGTTCGAATCGGTGCACAACTTCCGTGACCTCGGTGGCTACGAGCTCGGCGACGGTCGCACCATCGGATGGGGTCGGCTGTTCCGCGCCGACGGGCTGTACCGCCTCACCGACGACGACCTCGACATCATGGACGCCCTCGGCATTCGCACGGTCATCGACCTCCGCTCGTCGGGCGAGGTCGACTCGCACGGTCGGTACCCGGTCGAGAAGCACCCGGTGGCGTTCCACCACCTGCCGATCATCGACGCCACGTGGATGCAGGACGAAGTGCCCGAGTTCACCGACGACGAGCAGGGCGGTATCGACTTCCTCGTCTGGGCGTACCGCGACATGCTCGCCAAGGGCGCCGATCGGTTCGCCCACGCCATCCGCCTGCTCGCGATCCCGCAGGCTGCGCCTGCCGTGTTCCACTGCGCCGCCGGCAAGGACCGCACCGGCATCATGGCCGCGCTCATCCTCGCCGGCCTCGGCGTCGACGAGGAGATCGTCGCGGCCGACTACGGCCTCACCGCGGCAGCGATGGACCGGATGCGGGCCTGGGTGCTGGCGAACCATCCGGAGATGGCAGACCAGATGGGCGAGACGCCGTCGTTCATGCTGGCCGCTCGGCCCGAGGCGATCCGTCAGATCATGCTCGATCTCCGGACCGAGCACGGTTCGGTGCGTGACTTCCTGAGTGCGATCGGCGTGGGTACCGCGCAACTCGACGCGCTCGCCGACGCCCTCACCCTCTGA
- a CDS encoding cation:proton antiporter — MSIVSSAFILLGVAVIVFAGIGLLKFSTPYARLHAAGKASPVAFIVVTIGASIELGWSGAARLVLASCALVLTLPIAVHLLFRAVHRTDPASDPPIDELRNPDS, encoded by the coding sequence GTGAGCATCGTGTCGTCGGCATTCATCCTGCTCGGTGTGGCCGTGATCGTCTTCGCGGGGATCGGGCTCCTCAAGTTCTCGACGCCTTACGCCCGCCTGCACGCCGCGGGTAAGGCGAGCCCGGTGGCGTTCATCGTCGTCACCATCGGGGCGTCGATCGAACTCGGCTGGTCGGGGGCCGCTCGCCTGGTGCTGGCGTCGTGCGCGCTGGTGCTCACCTTGCCGATCGCCGTGCATCTGTTGTTCCGTGCAGTGCATCGCACCGACCCGGCGTCGGATCCGCCGATCGACGAACTCCGCAACCCCGACAGCTGA
- a CDS encoding monovalent cation/H+ antiporter complex subunit F, whose translation MIGLAEPVLIVSMIGLAFAGGAAVWRVLTGPSLADRILGLDLALIALMAGIAIDGAHRGDTTWLNLLVVIAVIGFTATVASTRFMETTRDGDDDREAT comes from the coding sequence GTGATCGGTCTCGCCGAACCCGTCCTGATCGTCTCGATGATCGGGTTGGCCTTCGCCGGCGGGGCGGCCGTCTGGCGCGTCCTGACCGGCCCGAGCCTCGCCGATCGGATCCTCGGTCTCGATCTCGCGTTGATCGCGCTGATGGCGGGCATCGCGATCGACGGCGCTCATCGCGGCGACACCACCTGGCTCAACCTGCTGGTCGTGATCGCGGTGATCGGCTTCACCGCCACGGTCGCCTCGACACGGTTCATGGAGACCACCCGCGACGGCGACGACGATCGGGAGGCGACGTGA
- a CDS encoding Na+/H+ antiporter subunit E, translating into MRSVFTIRRAVTMVALVATWCALWGSASAANVLSGIAVAAVALLFGSSSAVGRGIRIIPMLHLIWLVFVDMVGSTVTVVREVLTPTDYTNEAIIAIDLPPGGEHHLLLLFVVITVTPGTAVVAAESNASKLYLHVLHADRRDAVEAHVRQLADVASRALPQGDAS; encoded by the coding sequence GTGAGGTCGGTCTTCACGATCCGTCGGGCCGTCACGATGGTCGCGTTGGTGGCGACGTGGTGTGCGCTGTGGGGGTCGGCGAGCGCGGCCAACGTGCTGTCGGGCATCGCCGTGGCCGCGGTGGCGCTGTTGTTCGGTTCGAGCTCGGCTGTCGGCCGGGGCATCCGTATCATCCCGATGCTGCATCTGATCTGGCTCGTGTTCGTCGACATGGTCGGCTCGACGGTCACCGTGGTCCGCGAGGTGTTGACCCCGACCGACTACACCAACGAGGCGATCATCGCCATCGATCTCCCGCCGGGCGGTGAACATCACCTGCTGTTGCTGTTCGTCGTCATCACGGTCACTCCCGGCACGGCCGTGGTGGCTGCGGAGTCGAACGCGAGCAAGCTCTATCTCCACGTGCTCCACGCCGACCGTCGTGACGCGGTCGAAGCACACGTCCGCCAGCTCGCCGACGTGGCCAGCCGAGCGCTCCCGCAGGGGGACGCATCGTGA
- a CDS encoding proton-conducting transporter transmembrane domain-containing protein — MSALVSLCVVVPLLGAMITLGLRTVGRLRDVITLGSLAATSVMAIVLLVHVEANDTVVVRVGEWAPQLGIVLVADMFAVLVLGVAVLTITIVELFAMGQRRSASGADPTIVGPMLLVLTAGVTLSILTGDLFTLFVAFELMLVASYVLLTHQGRAGQVRSGMTYVVINLFASTLFLFGVAFVYAATGTVNMAELAERIPELSNGVRWGIGLWFLVVFGTKAAMFPLFSWLPDSYPTAPTTITAVFAGLLTKVGVYVMIRFHVLTEMDQLGPVILVIAGFTMLVGVAGALAQDDMKRILSFHIVSQIGYMLMGLGLFSVAGVAGAIIFIVHQIPVKTVLFLVGGLVETERGTSSLERAGGLIAKRPWIAALFALPALSLAGLPPFSGFVAKLALLDAGVADGSTIIVVAALVASALTSLSMVKIWLGVFWGSGDDHPEVALPERVGSGPGRLMFAATGAALALTLTIAVVAGPLWSMSERAATELLDGDVYVDTVLGDTVLEAGDS; from the coding sequence ATGAGTGCACTGGTGTCGCTCTGTGTCGTGGTGCCCTTGCTCGGCGCCATGATCACCCTCGGTCTGCGGACCGTCGGACGGCTGCGTGACGTCATCACGCTCGGCAGCCTCGCCGCCACGTCGGTCATGGCGATCGTGCTGCTGGTGCACGTCGAGGCCAACGACACGGTCGTGGTGCGCGTGGGGGAGTGGGCGCCTCAGCTCGGCATCGTGCTGGTGGCCGACATGTTCGCGGTGTTGGTGCTCGGCGTTGCCGTGCTGACGATCACGATCGTCGAACTGTTCGCGATGGGGCAACGACGGAGCGCGTCGGGTGCCGACCCGACGATCGTCGGCCCGATGCTGCTCGTGCTCACCGCCGGGGTGACGCTGTCGATCCTGACCGGTGACCTGTTCACGTTGTTCGTCGCGTTCGAGCTGATGCTCGTGGCCAGCTACGTGCTGCTCACGCATCAGGGTCGGGCGGGCCAGGTGCGATCGGGCATGACGTACGTCGTCATCAACCTCTTCGCGTCGACGCTGTTCCTCTTCGGGGTCGCCTTCGTCTACGCCGCGACCGGCACGGTCAACATGGCCGAACTCGCCGAGCGGATCCCCGAACTCTCGAACGGTGTGCGCTGGGGGATCGGGCTGTGGTTCCTGGTGGTGTTCGGGACGAAGGCGGCCATGTTCCCGCTCTTCTCCTGGCTGCCCGACAGCTACCCGACCGCGCCGACAACGATCACCGCGGTGTTCGCCGGGCTGCTGACCAAGGTCGGCGTGTACGTGATGATTCGCTTCCACGTGCTCACCGAGATGGATCAACTCGGTCCGGTCATCCTCGTGATCGCCGGCTTCACGATGCTCGTCGGCGTCGCCGGTGCGCTCGCGCAAGACGACATGAAGCGCATCCTGTCGTTCCACATCGTCAGCCAGATCGGCTACATGCTCATGGGACTCGGGCTCTTCTCCGTGGCGGGTGTCGCCGGTGCGATCATCTTCATCGTCCACCAGATCCCGGTGAAGACCGTGCTGTTCCTCGTCGGCGGGCTCGTCGAGACCGAGCGTGGCACCTCGTCGCTCGAGCGCGCCGGTGGCCTGATCGCCAAGCGCCCGTGGATCGCAGCGCTCTTCGCGCTGCCGGCGCTGAGTCTGGCCGGGTTGCCACCGTTCTCCGGATTCGTCGCCAAGCTGGCTCTGCTCGATGCGGGCGTCGCCGACGGGTCGACGATCATCGTCGTGGCCGCGCTCGTGGCGAGTGCGCTGACGTCGTTGTCGATGGTCAAGATCTGGTTGGGCGTGTTCTGGGGCTCGGGTGACGACCATCCCGAGGTCGCGTTGCCGGAGCGCGTCGGGTCGGGGCCCGGTCGGCTGATGTTCGCAGCCACCGGCGCGGCGCTGGCGCTCACGCTCACGATCGCCGTGGTCGCCGGACCGTTGTGGTCGATGAGCGAACGCGCTGCGACCGAGTTGCTCGACGGCGACGTGTACGTCGACACCGTTCTGGGAGACACGGTTCTGGAAGCGGGTGACTCGTGA
- a CDS encoding NADH-quinone oxidoreductase subunit K, producing MSLTMVLVVGVLTGVGTYLVTSRVLSRIVLGFALLGHAAVLALTTAAGPAGDPPLADRSSPSDTSNPLPQALSLTAIVISFGLTLFLLALARRQHQLSGDDLVEDDLEDRRIAQDEHDR from the coding sequence GTGAGCCTCACGATGGTCCTCGTCGTCGGCGTGCTCACCGGCGTCGGCACGTACCTGGTGACCTCGCGGGTGCTGAGCCGGATCGTGCTCGGTTTCGCGTTGCTCGGACACGCCGCCGTGCTCGCGCTCACCACCGCGGCCGGCCCGGCGGGCGATCCGCCGCTCGCCGATCGTTCGTCGCCGTCCGACACGTCCAACCCGCTGCCGCAGGCGCTGTCGCTCACCGCCATCGTCATCTCGTTCGGTCTGACGTTGTTCCTGCTGGCGCTCGCTCGCCGCCAGCATCAGCTCAGCGGCGACGACCTGGTCGAAGACGATCTCGAAGACCGCCGCATCGCGCAGGACGAGCACGACCGATGA